TTCTGCGCACGCAGGTCAACTGTGTGCGTACGAGTCCGGTCCGCATAAACCTGGTGGGAGGAGGGAGGCGAGGGTGGCCCGGAAGAAGGACGCGGGGAGGTCGTCCGCGAAACCAACCCAGCGCGGGGCGCCGCCCCAGATCAAGGTGGAAATCGTGACCATCGACGACGGCGGCCGTGGATTGGACATCGCGTATGGGATCATAGCCCGGAAAATCTTGAGGGAGTATGGGGCGAAGGAATGCACGCTGCCATCTACGTCCGAGTGAGCACGGACGAGCAGGCGCAAAAGGGGTTTAGTCTGGCGGAACAGGAAGCTGCCTGCCGTGAGAGGGCACGCGAGATAGGTGCATCCCAGGTTACCGTGTTCGCGGACCCCGGGTTCTCCGGCGAGTTGCTGGACCGCCCGGGGCTCACAGCGCTTCGCGAAGCGGTCCGCTCCGGCCGCGTCGATTGCATCGTGGTGAGAGATGCGGACCGCCTTTCCCGGCGGCTTGCCCACCAGCTCCTGCTGGTGCAGGAGTTTGAGAAGCACAATGTCCGGCTGGAGTTCCTGGACTTCAGTTGGAAGGACTCCCCTGAGGGGCGGCTCTTTTATGCCGTGCGCGGTGCCATCGCCGAGTACGAGAAAGAAAAGATACGGGAGCGGAGCATGCGGGGACGGCTGCAGAAGGCGCGACAGGGCGGCATCCCGGTTCTCTTCGACGTGTACGGGTATGTCTACCGGCCGGAAACCGGCGAGGTCGAAGTGTACGAGGACGAAGCGCGCGTCGTAAGGAACCTGTTCCAGTGGTTCGTCCAGGAAGACCTGTCTCTGTACAGCCTCGCCAAGCGGCTCAACGAGCAGGGCGTTCCCACCAGGCGCGGGGCGCGCACCTGGCACGAGAACGTGGTGAGGAGGCTCCTGGCGAACCCGGTGTACATCGGCACCTGGTACTACAACCGGCGCGACTGCGCGGGGCGGAATCTGAACCGGCACCTTCCCCGCGACCAGCGGGTGGGGCTGAGACCAAAACCGGCCGAGGAGTGGGTTCCCATCCCCGTACCGGCCATCGTGGACCGGTGGATTTGGGAGCGTGCGCAGCAGAAGCTGGAACGCGCGCGACGCCTTTGGGCGGGGAAACCCAGGAACAGGACCCTGCTCGCCGGGCTGCTCGTCTGCGCCGACTGCGGCAAGCCCATGCACGGCGCCTGGATGCATGCGGACCGCACCAACGTGCCCGCCTACACCTGCCGCGCGATACATGCGGGAATAACGTCGGGCTGCCTGCCGCAAAAGAAGGTGCGCGCCGACTGGGTGAACTCGGCCGTGTGGGGCGTAGTGGAATCGTGCCTGAAGGATCCGGACGCGGTGATAAGAAAGATGCGCGAACTGGACACGGCGAGCGGTTCGCTGGATGAGCTGGCCGCCGCCCAGCGGGCCCTTCACACGGTTGAGCGGTCCCGCGCCAACGTCCTGGAGGCTCTTTCGTCTGGGCTCTTGGAACTAGACGCCCGGACAAAGGGAAAACTTCAGGAACTCAAGCGTCGGCGCGAAACCCTTCTGGCCCGGATCGAAAAGCTGAAGGCCGGCATCCGGACAGGATCGCAGTTCTCCCAGCGGATTGAGGAGTGGAAACACCTGGCCCAGGTTACCCTGCGGCGGCTGGACCAGCTTTCCCTGGACGAAAAGCGCGCCCTTGTCCGCGCGGTGGTGGAAAGGGTGGAAGTTCAGGGCCGGGGATCCGCGGTTACGCTCAGGGTTCACCTTACGGTGCCCAGCAGCGTGAGGGTCTCTGTTTCCGAAGTGGCGCGCTGACGTGTGCGCCGGCACCGGCAAAGTTGGGCGTGGGAA
This region of Bacillota bacterium genomic DNA includes:
- a CDS encoding recombinase family protein, with translation MHAAIYVRVSTDEQAQKGFSLAEQEAACRERAREIGASQVTVFADPGFSGELLDRPGLTALREAVRSGRVDCIVVRDADRLSRRLAHQLLLVQEFEKHNVRLEFLDFSWKDSPEGRLFYAVRGAIAEYEKEKIRERSMRGRLQKARQGGIPVLFDVYGYVYRPETGEVEVYEDEARVVRNLFQWFVQEDLSLYSLAKRLNEQGVPTRRGARTWHENVVRRLLANPVYIGTWYYNRRDCAGRNLNRHLPRDQRVGLRPKPAEEWVPIPVPAIVDRWIWERAQQKLERARRLWAGKPRNRTLLAGLLVCADCGKPMHGAWMHADRTNVPAYTCRAIHAGITSGCLPQKKVRADWVNSAVWGVVESCLKDPDAVIRKMRELDTASGSLDELAAAQRALHTVERSRANVLEALSSGLLELDARTKGKLQELKRRRETLLARIEKLKAGIRTGSQFSQRIEEWKHLAQVTLRRLDQLSLDEKRALVRAVVERVEVQGRGSAVTLRVHLTVPSSVRVSVSEVAR